A DNA window from Ornithobacterium rhinotracheale DSM 15997 contains the following coding sequences:
- a CDS encoding Na(+)-translocating NADH-quinone reductase subunit C, with product MAKRTDSNAYTIIFAIVMVVVVGALLAFVASSLKGRIKANQTLEKEQNILYAMGENNDENPYSGAGSVNFIPTDKVEQEFNKYIVKQYVIQNGKFIEDPKAYLIDLKKELAKKNKNEIKLPLFIGEKEGQKFYILPMRGKGLWDAIWGYIALKQDLTVQGIYFDHAGETPGLGANIKERFFMDDFHGEHIYDDNHELKGITIQKGNMDPLNERKEDHKVDAIAGATITGNGVTAMLYSTLEMYSPYLLELAKQN from the coding sequence ATGGCAAAGAGAACAGACAGTAACGCTTATACTATAATATTTGCCATCGTAATGGTGGTTGTGGTGGGTGCTCTTTTGGCCTTTGTAGCTTCATCTTTAAAAGGTAGAATTAAAGCTAACCAAACTTTGGAAAAAGAGCAAAACATACTTTATGCAATGGGAGAAAACAACGACGAAAATCCATACAGTGGAGCAGGTTCAGTTAATTTTATTCCAACCGATAAAGTAGAACAAGAGTTTAATAAATATATCGTGAAACAATATGTTATCCAAAACGGTAAATTTATTGAAGATCCAAAAGCTTATCTAATTGATCTTAAAAAAGAATTAGCTAAGAAAAACAAAAACGAAATTAAATTACCTTTATTCATCGGAGAAAAAGAAGGACAAAAATTCTACATTTTGCCTATGAGAGGAAAAGGTCTTTGGGATGCAATTTGGGGATATATCGCATTGAAACAAGATTTAACAGTGCAAGGTATTTACTTTGACCACGCTGGGGAAACTCCAGGTCTTGGGGCAAATATCAAGGAAAGATTCTTTATGGATGATTTCCACGGAGAGCACATCTACGATGATAATCATGAGTTGAAAGGAATTACTATCCAAAAAGGGAATATGGATCCACTTAACGAAAGAAAAGAAGACCACAAAGTAGATGCTATTGCAGGTGCTACCATTACAGGAAACGGTGTTACCGCTATGTTGTATAGCACGCTAGAGATGTATTCACCTTATTTATTAGAACTAGCAAAACAAAATTAA
- a CDS encoding NADH:ubiquinone reductase (Na(+)-transporting) subunit D: MALSKKNKELIISPLNDNNPITVQVLGICSALAITAQLKAAIVMALSVMFVLAMGNVVISLMRNIIPSKIRIIVQLIVVAALVIIVDQVLKAFSYELSKQLSVFVGLIITNCIIMGRFEAFALGNGPWASFLDGIGNAAGYGLILVIVGAIRELLGSGTLLGFQVLGDPIQKTGLYSIGYENNGFMLLSPMALITLGIIIWIQRSKNKKLIEDAH; encoded by the coding sequence ATGGCACTTTCAAAAAAGAATAAAGAATTAATTATTAGCCCATTGAATGACAATAACCCAATCACCGTTCAGGTATTAGGTATTTGTTCTGCATTGGCAATTACAGCACAATTAAAAGCTGCCATAGTTATGGCACTTTCTGTAATGTTCGTGCTAGCAATGGGGAACGTAGTGATTTCGCTTATGCGAAACATAATTCCAAGTAAAATTAGAATTATCGTACAATTGATTGTAGTTGCGGCGTTGGTAATTATTGTAGACCAAGTGCTAAAAGCATTCTCTTATGAATTAAGTAAGCAGCTTTCAGTATTCGTAGGTTTGATTATTACAAACTGTATCATCATGGGACGCTTTGAGGCATTTGCTTTAGGAAATGGTCCTTGGGCATCGTTCCTAGATGGTATCGGAAACGCAGCAGGATATGGTTTGATTTTGGTGATTGTAGGAGCGATCAGAGAGCTTTTAGGCTCTGGAACTTTATTAGGATTCCAAGTATTGGGAGACCCAATCCAGAAAACAGGTCTTTATAGCATAGGCTATGAGAACAACGGATTTATGCTCCTTTCTCCAATGGCGTTAATTACCTTGGGAATCATCATTTGGATTCAAAGAAGTAAAAACAAAAAATTAATCGAGGACGCACATTAA
- a CDS encoding NADH:ubiquinone reductase (Na(+)-transporting) subunit B — protein sequence MALKQNLHKLKQKYAGTSMGTVFGAFHTFLYTPDEVSASKGSQIHDAADLKRVMNTVIIALIPCLLFAIWNAGYQHFLHDADWAKTNGVAPSFLQSFSDGLAWDYIWIGIKKIIPLLIVSYVVGLGIEFLFAAIKKHEVEEGYLVTGILVPLIVPIDIPLWMLAVAVAFGVVIGKEVFGGTGMNILNPALTIRAFLFFAYPTWMSGDKVWVAGAVDRMKEIAGGAQVDAISGETILGHLAQNTPAGYSVSDMFFGFIPGSVGETSTFLILLGALYLIYSGIGSWKIILSTFVGGAVMGLIFNGVVDAGWISEYSQFYGLMSFPWWQQLIIGGFAFGAVFMATDPVTAAQTEKGKYIYGFLVGFLAIMIRCFNPAYPEGVMLAILLMNVFAPTIDYYVIQGNISKRKKRLKLKTA from the coding sequence ATGGCTTTAAAACAGAATTTACATAAATTAAAACAAAAGTACGCTGGAACTAGCATGGGTACTGTGTTTGGAGCGTTTCATACCTTCCTATACACCCCAGATGAAGTTTCTGCGTCAAAAGGATCGCAAATTCACGATGCGGCTGACCTTAAAAGGGTGATGAATACTGTAATCATCGCTTTGATTCCATGTTTGCTTTTCGCTATTTGGAACGCAGGGTATCAGCACTTTTTGCACGATGCTGATTGGGCTAAAACCAACGGCGTGGCTCCAAGCTTTTTACAATCATTCAGCGATGGTTTAGCTTGGGATTATATTTGGATTGGAATCAAGAAAATCATTCCACTATTGATCGTGTCTTATGTAGTAGGTTTAGGAATTGAGTTCCTTTTTGCTGCAATCAAGAAACATGAAGTAGAAGAAGGTTATCTTGTAACAGGTATTTTAGTTCCACTTATCGTTCCGATTGATATTCCACTTTGGATGCTTGCAGTAGCTGTAGCATTCGGTGTTGTGATTGGTAAAGAGGTATTTGGAGGTACTGGTATGAATATCTTGAACCCAGCGCTTACCATTAGAGCGTTCTTATTCTTTGCTTATCCTACTTGGATGAGTGGTGATAAAGTTTGGGTAGCTGGAGCGGTAGATCGTATGAAAGAAATCGCAGGTGGTGCTCAAGTAGATGCTATTTCAGGCGAAACAATTTTAGGGCATTTAGCGCAAAACACACCAGCAGGTTATAGCGTATCAGATATGTTCTTTGGTTTCATTCCAGGTTCTGTGGGAGAAACTTCAACATTCCTTATTTTATTAGGAGCTCTTTACTTAATCTATTCAGGAATCGGAAGCTGGAAAATCATTCTTTCTACCTTTGTAGGAGGTGCCGTTATGGGACTTATCTTCAATGGAGTGGTAGACGCAGGATGGATTTCAGAATATAGTCAATTCTATGGATTGATGAGCTTCCCTTGGTGGCAACAATTAATCATTGGAGGTTTTGCTTTTGGAGCAGTATTCATGGCGACAGACCCTGTGACCGCTGCCCAAACTGAAAAAGGAAAATACATTTATGGTTTCTTAGTAGGTTTCTTAGCCATCATGATTAGATGTTTCAACCCTGCTTACCCAGAAGGTGTGATGCTTGCCATCTTACTTATGAATGTATTTGCTCCTACCATTGATTACTATGTGATCCAAGGAAACATCAGCAAAAGAAAAAAACGTTTAAAACTTAAAACTGCATAA